One Dermacentor albipictus isolate Rhodes 1998 colony chromosome 10, USDA_Dalb.pri_finalv2, whole genome shotgun sequence genomic window, TTAACGATTCCttacaaacccatacgggtgcagtgtgGCAGCACAGATGTCAAAATGTGGCACAGATTAGAATGGTCGCTGTGGACAATAGCATAAcatcaaggttatcgcagtatataagcaggagaggtatcggtgCCAAAGATAGCTGCGTTATTGATGGGGCAGTCCTGTATACTTCATACACccaaagaacaacatgcgtacgagaaGCTCTGCAAGGAACTGCTACAAGAAATGTAAACGGCGCCAGCAGGAAACGACCACCGATGAAGAATGTTGCCGCAATGCTGAATGAAAGTGACAATCGCGAGCCTGGGCGCCTCCGAACGAGCACAACGATGCCAGGCTTGCAACACAATAGATGACAACCACTCCATTCTGTGAAGACAAAAttgcagcgaaagcactttgctttttgcttcagAGCTTTCACTGTCATCAGCTttcactgccattccatcttcacagagtgaaaaggctgtcatttttttttgttcgtgttcACATTCAAGATTCATCTCGATACCTTCGCCCTCTGCAGCGATTCGCTAGGAACTTGAGTTTCAGGGGCCAACCAATTCTGTGGGCAACTGTGCAAGCATCATGTCGCTGTTGTTGATGTCCAAGCATAGACTTTCTCACTATAACatctagagggaaatctggcgccaccgtccaTGGGAGTTTCCTGAGGggtgctgtgccgtcatgggaatgacggtatatgtgtctgcgaggcttgtgttgtaagaggctttgtCTAAAATGTGGATATGGTTACACAAATAACGCACTCTTAAAgtgaaatcttcataaaatgtttccattcacgcatattacatcttccagtgaagtttactcatctacaatgcataaccaagcgaagaaaagcaagaacagaccgcaaactgttccaaagtgagcaagaatcttgtcgtctgttctcTAACTATAGCGACCCGCTGGCACTTTTTTatgtttcatataattgtacatgcaataacaagttctcgttGTTGAacacatgtttttgtgtaataataaagctagaaCAGCTTtctacgtgctgttttagtagaaattTAATAATCTTGGCGACGGAATGGTGCTTGCCtcgctctccgagaacgatgccaatctgaAGTCACAATATATACCGGCATTCCTATGCATAccactaaagccccttaaactttgtaaagtagcggcgtgctttgaagaatgccgcctcctcctcgcacgctctggccgaggccgacgccgctattggcctaatagcatagCGTGGGCCCttgcgccgtgcatcagcgccatttttgctcgagaagcgcgTGTACGGAGTGGCGAGAAGCGCATGTCggtgccgttgctacgctcgagcagtgtaggcggcgccacggtcgaggagggagcgtgaaagaggataagcgaggagtgaaggcggaggaggagagtgtcgccaCTTTACGAAGTTGGGTTTTACATACCCACGGAGGAAGgtacataccacagcgcagcagcgccagatttccctctaggttatatagtgagaaactctgtcaTGTGAAGTGTCGACCGTCACGTACTTTTTGCTACGACGGGTTGCGCAAAAAGGGATTGCCGTAATCGAATGTGAAAATGTGTGCACAAATAAAAATGGCTATATTCGGctacaatttttcttttgctctttttttctctttggctacatttgggctacaatttctctagctttgggctGCGCTGCCTTgtccgacctggcaacactgccAGTCATTTGCTCCTCGCCAGTCGAGCCAGCCGGATGGCTCCCAAGCGCCGTCGCGAGTCTCCCAACACGCGGAAGCAGAAGAACAACGAGCGACGGCGCTTGAAGCGGGCTACAATGTCTCCAGACACCAAAGCAAAGGAGGCGGAGCGGCGACGGCAGCAACGGCAGCGCAATCGTCCTCAGGCGCAGACACCGACCGCTACGAGTGAGGCGTGTCAGCCTCAGGTTTCTCCAAAGACGAGGAGACGAAACAGCAACGCCGCGCGGATGCGTCTGAAACGAGCCGAAATGTCTCCAGGCAGCAAGGCGAAGGAGGCTGAGCGTAAACGGCGACAGCGATGGCAATCGAGAGCCTCGCAGCCAGATGTACCAGCCGATATCGAAGCATCCAATTCAAAGCGCACCCTCCTCACGACGCATCCCAGACTGCAGTTTGCCGCAGCAACCAACTACTTCACCAAGCAGTTCGTCCAGAATGCATTTGGAGCTGCCTGTGTATGTGATCTCTTGTGGTTTACCAACGACCTGAGCAGAGTTCCACTGCAAAGCAAGCGTTGCTTTGCAACGTTGAGTACAGTGCGGTTTGTGCGCAGTGTCAGCATCTGTCGATGCTGACACCGCGCATAAAGTTATCGTAAAGGAGTCGCACATCGAACGAGCACAAGTGTTTGTATACGCACTCGAGCCGACACGCGCCAAAATATAGCCGAGTCAGTCGGATGTCTGCGGAAGAGCGCGCGCACGGCgcttgcatcccatgctcgcggccacggcggcgtccgctcgccgaacagttcagacaacagcaacagaggcagtcatagataggctaTCGCCTATACCAGTTTAGCTCGGCAAAGTGCCCATAGCTTTTTCTATGGCAGTGTGCGCTCTTGTTAAATGTCGATTCTCGACCCGCCCCACTTTCAGACTGCCACTAGCCTTCGCCTTGC contains:
- the LOC139050417 gene encoding uncharacterized protein, with protein sequence MAPKRRRESPNTRKQKNNERRRLKRATMSPDTKAKEAERRRQQRQRNRPQAQTPTATSEACQPQVSPKTRRRNSNAARMRLKRAEMSPGSKAKEAERKRRQRWQSRASQPDVPADIEASNSKRTLLTTHPRLQFAAATNYFTKQFVQNAFGAACLSVYCSIHGTPPVVSTKAAQTEATGCFSTMMDIAVGTTVVDRGVCQSTQTLPAAEKVHRWADATDIAVDDSGLHMQVISAGLCHLLVLTGARDDPHARALQCDD